In Scatophagus argus isolate fScaArg1 chromosome 3, fScaArg1.pri, whole genome shotgun sequence, one genomic interval encodes:
- the LOC124057139 gene encoding bromo and FHA domain-containing protein DDB_G0267958-like, which translates to MASENTETNAGNDEETGPPSEPNEHDYAHTAASNFTSTEASSFSGTLVTDAEVTAQESFTAPTEPEQSAPEQPSLSVELPEPAVGAEVDCPGGSYVDASSLLPQTEDDSQRTATPEHAAPAPAPPGTWRGGRRRTMRPEDRNCSCCKCEFERQGRSFNRRAVYTFTTPETVQWAFPDATVHEKSFLCETCAQFIRSKCKRKQSGKRSLWLKPPALKQSDLRDKKKKGRRMGKKSKAALLVSKSCYKAAFKMLWSAKGARKPMMDFWSKQLKEEMKVLTRQTDSPFHQKVSSRKPLSSFPWRRCLNWAQDKAPLVTTCLTSLFPDINALSKSSHQLSEEQAQTLLERRAVVALSIPLFTRNIWKNNFLQAALGAELRLQGCSGSALDALNTMGLCQNKDTVRLLLHRLRNNKKVPTQNGQQRMKLKREQMKGESMTDVEEEEEEEEEEEEEEVVEEEEEEEEEEEEEEEEEEDEMEIAVEEEEEEEMQDGTPPKNWTDPTSNHRAGLR; encoded by the exons ATGGCGAGTGAAAACACCGAGACTAACGCGGGGAACGATGAGGAAACTGGTCCTCCTTCAGAGCCAAACGAGCACGACTATGCCCACACAGCGGCCAGTAACTTTACTTCCACGGAGGCGTCCTCCTTCTCCGGAACACTGGTGACTGATGCTGAAGTCACCGCACAAGAAAGCTTTACTGCACCGACTGAACCTGAGCAGAGCGCACCAGAGCAGCCCTCTTTGTCCGTAGAGCTTCCCGAACCTGCCGTGGGTGCGGAGGTGGACTGCCCAGGTGGAAGTTATGTGGATGCGTCCTCTCTTCTGCCGCAAACCGAAGATGATTCCCAAAGGACGGCAACCCCTGAACATGCCGCTCCCGCTCCCGCTCCCCCCGGCACATGGCGCGGTGGCCGCCGGCGTACGATGCGACCAGAGGACAGAAACTGTTCCTGCTGCAAGTGTGAGTTCGAGAGACAGGGCCGCAGCTTCAACCGGAGGGCGGTGTACACCTTCACCACCCCGGAGACTGTGCAGTGGGCCTTCCCGGACGCCACAGTGCATGAAAAGTCCTTTCTGTGCGAGACCTGTGCGCAGTTCATCAGGAGCAAATGCAAGCGCAAACAGAGCGGAAAGCGGTCTCTGTGGCTGAAACCGCCTGCCTTAAAACAG TCAGACttgagagacaaaaagaagaaaggtcGCAGGATGGGGAAAAAGAGCAAAGCGGCGCTGCTGGTGAGCAAGTCCTGCTACAAGGCCGCTTTCAAAATGCTCTGGTCGGCCAAAGGTGCCCGGAAGCCCATGATGGACTTCTGGAGCAAACAGCTGAAAGAGGAG ATGAAGGTGCTGACACGGCAGACGGACAGTCCCTTCCACCAGAAGGTGTCGAGCAGGAAACCGCTGTCGTCTTTCCCCTGGCGACGCTGTCTGAACTGGGCTCAGGATAAAGCTCCACTCGTCACCACCTGCCTCACCTCCCTGTTCCCGGACATCAACGCCCTCTCCAAGAGCAGTCA CCAGCTGTCGGAGGAGCAGGCCCAGACGCTGCTGGAGCGCCGGGCTGTGGTGGCGCTCTCCATCCCGCTCTTCACCAGGAACATCTGGAAGAACAACTTCCTGCAGGCGGCTCTGGGTGCAGAGCTCCGCTTGCAGGGCTGCTCTGGCTCCGCCCTTGATGCCCTCAACACCATGGGACTGTGTCAGAACAAGGACACAGTCAGGCTACTGCTGCACAGACTCCGGAACAACAAGAAGGTT CCAACACAGAACGGACAACAGCGGATGAAGTTAAAACGGGAGCAGATGAAAGGAGAATCAATGACagacgtggaggaggaggaggaggaggaggaggaggaagaagaagaagaagtagtagaagaagaagaagaagaggaggaggaagaggaggaggaggaagaagaagaagaggatgaaatgGAAATTGCagtagaggaggaagaagaggaagaaatgcaGGACGGG ACTCCGCCCAAGAACTGGACAGACCCCACCTCCAATCACAGAGCAGGACTGAGGTAA
- the pdhb gene encoding pyruvate dehydrogenase E1 component subunit beta, mitochondrial: MTRSDRVENCSFDWMKSPHPGNFPAFSLAEDRLNMASSLRCFLRTGKNAVSTLRREFHRSVPAAVQVTVRDALNQAMDEELERDERVFLLGEEVAQYDGAYKVSRGLWKKYGDQRIIDTPISEMGFAGIAVGAAMAGLRPICEFMTFNFSMQAIDQVINSAAKTYYMSAGLQPVPIVFRGPNGASAGVAAQHSQCFAAWYSHCPGLKVVSPWNSEDAKGLLKSAIRDDNPVVFLENELMYGVPFEMSEESQSKDFTIPIGKAKVERQGTHVTLVSHSRFVSHCLDAAAVLAKEGIECEVINLRTIRPMDVESIETSVMKTNHLVTVEGGWPQFGVGAEICARIMEGPAFNYLDSPVTRVTGVDIPMPYAKILEDNSLPQIKDIMFSVKKTLNI, from the exons ATGACACGTTCCGACCGAGTTGAAAACTGCAGCTTCGATTGGATGAAATCTCCTCACCCCGGTAATTTCCCTGCATTCTCTCTGGCAGAGGACAGGTTAAACATGGCGTCGTCCCTGAGGTGCTTTCTCCGTACAGGAAAG AATGCCGTGTCGACTCTGCGGCGGGAATTTCACAGAAGTGTTCCGGCCGCCGTGCAG gtGACGGTCCGTGATGCTCTGAACCAGGCGATGGACGAAGAGCTGGAGAGGGACGAGCGTGTGTTCCTGTTAGGTGAGGAGGTTGCCCAGTATGATGGAGCCTACAAG gtgagcAGGGGTCTGTGGAAGAAGTATGGAGACCAACGCATCATCGACACTCCGATCTCCGAG ATGGGTTTTGCTGGCATCGCTGTGGGAGCTGCCATG GCTGGCCTGAGACCCATCTGTGAGTTCATGACATTTAACTTCTCCATGCAAGCCATTGACCAGGTCATCAACTCTGCGGCAAAGACGTACTACATGTCAGCCGGGCTGCAGCCGGTACCCATCGTCTTCAGAGGACCCAACGGAGCGTCGGCTGGTGTTGCTGCACAGCACTCGCAGTGCTTCGCTGCATG GTACAGTCACTGTCCAGGGCTGAAGGTTGTGAGTCCGTGGAACTCAGAAGATGCCAAAGGTCTCTTGAAATCAGCCATCAGAGATGACAACCCTG tggtGTTCCTGGAGAACGAGCTGATGTACGGTGTTCCCTTTGAGATGTCGGAGGAATCACAGTCCAAAGACTTCACCATTCCCATCGGCAAGGCCAAGGTTGAGAGACAAG GAACTCATGTCACTTTGGTCAGTCACTCTCGGTTCGTCAGTCACTGcctggatgctgctgctgtcctcgcCAAGGAGGGAATCGAGTGTGAG gtgaTCAACCTGCGGACCATCCGTCCTATGGATGTGGAGAGTATTGAGACCAGCGTGATGAAGACCAACCACCTGGTGACAGTGGAGGGCGGCTGGCCTCAGTTTGGGGTTGGAGCTGAGATATGCGCCAGGATCATGGAAG GTCCTGCCTTCAACTACCTGGACTCTCCGGTCACCAGGGTGACGGGCGTCGACATCCCCATGCCGTACGCCAAAATCCTGGAGGACAACAGCTTGCCACAGATTAAAGACATCATGTTCTCCGTCAAAAAGACCCTCAACatctga